The Thiothrix winogradskyi genome segment CTGACAGTCAGCGGTTTTCTGTGTGCCGAAACTAAATTATATTAAAAATCATAGACTTAATCAGTTAAAACCCGACATAAGGCACTGATTTTATTATGAGTAAATGAGTACATGAGCAGCCTTTCCCCGTCAACTATCGCCCATCGGCTTACTTGCCGTTGGGCGGTGGTTGCACGGCACGACCATAAATAAACTGGTGCGGGTGTTTCTGCCGCTGCGAGCTTTTACCAACACCCCCAACCTTTCCCCCACCCGCGCAACTGCTTAAAAAACAGGCGGCAGAAACACTTGCAAAACCTCTTCTCTTTTTCTTGCCGCTTGCGGCACAACCAACCGCGTAGCGGCCTTGAGGGAGGCGGCGCACGGCACATATCGAAGCCGAGAAAGTACCCCGCCGACATTGTGGAAGGCTAGTGACGCTGAAGCCAAGCCCAAAGCCACCGTAGCTGTGACTATTGGTCGCGCTTCCGCGTGTGCGGCGCAAGCCGGACAATAACGCGGTAGCAATAGCGACGAATAGGCACAGCGTAGGTGAGCGGCGGGCTTGAGCGTAAGCGGTACTAGACTGGAGCAATCACAGACAATGCCGTGCGTGTGTCTCGCGCAGGCGGCGAGCCGCTGGCGCTCTTGTGTGCCTGAGCTTTAGCTGTGGCACTCTTGCCGCAACGCGGCACAAACAAACCGCGTAGCGCCCTCAACGTGTTTGTTTAAGCCGCTTGCGGCGTAACAAAGATATTCTGCTGCCCGACTTTTGCATAAAACTTCTTATGCGACCCGAAGGGCGGCTACCGCCGTGTGCGACAAGAGCGAAGCGTCGCATAGCGCATAAGACGTTTTATGTAAAAATTGGGCAACCTCACCGCCGTTGTGTAAGCGGCTTGCCGCGTCACAACACCACAACGGGTTTGCATAAGCCGCTGGCGGCGTTGCAAAGGAAAACCGCGTAGCGACCACGCCGCCACTGGAAGTGACAACACGAACGCTTGCGGCCTTTCTTTACTCACCTTTGCCGCACGGAAACGCTAGAAAAGAGGCACGGCTTACACGCTGGAGCGCGACAGCACCGACGGGCTGGCACGGGCAACCGCTACGGAGCGCGGACGTTCGGCTGCTTCCACCCGCTTTCCCCCTAATAAATCCCCGAAGTCAGCACAGCAGCAATGACTAGGAACAGAACAACAGTGGCAGCAGCAACCAGCACCGCCAGCGTGAAAGAAAGACGGTTAAAGCTCATGCGTTCCCCGCAACTTTGTTGACCAGTTGAATAGTGGTGTTATGTCCGGCAAGGGTTTCATCCAGCCATTCCCATAGCCGGTGAAATTGGCAGGCTTCGGTGGTTCCCCAGCGGAAACCTTCCAGCCATTCCCCGGCTTCGGTTTCATCTTGTGGCAGGTAGTAGCCGTGGGCTTGTTCCGGGTATTTGCCCCACATCCAGCCGGAGATCCAAAGGGTGTTAGTGTCGTGTTCCGTCATGGTTTTTCGCCCATTTTTCCAAAAGTAGCCTGTCGATACGGTGTTTTTCTTCCAGCAGGTCGCGCAGTACATCACGTTCCCACAGTTCCACCACCGCACGTTTCAGCCAGTCGCTTGCTGCGGGGTCGGTGCTGATGGTTTGTAGGTGGGTTTCCAGCCGTTTCAATTGTGCTTCCACTGTGCCGTATCCGTGTTGTTCTTCGGTCATTGGGTCGTTACTGGGGCTTTCGCCGTTTTGGGTTTCTTCTTGTTCAGCCCTTCCCGTTCCAGCCAGTTGTACAGGGTGGATTTGGAACAATCCACCAGTTTGGCAATGGCGCGTTTGCTGATGTCCTTGGCCAGATAACGGCGGATTTCATCGGCGCGGGCATCCAGTTTCACCGTTTCTGCCCTGCCCTTCGGTCTACCCAAGGTCACGCCGTCGGCTTTGCGTTTTGCCAAGGCTTCTTTGGTGCGCAGGCTGATGAACTCGCGTTCGATTTCAGCCGCCATGCCGAATACCGTTGCCATGATCTTGGCGTTGAGGGAGTCGTCAAAGCGCATATTTTGCTTCACGACGTGGATCTGCATATTGTTGGTGCTGGCGTGTTCCAGCATTTCTAGCACCTGCAAAGTTGACCGGGCCATCCGTGAGATTTCCGCGAATACCGCCGTATCCCCCGGTTGCATGGTTTTCAGTAGCAGGTCGCCAATACGCCGCTCTTTCCACTTCACCTTGCCACTTACCGTGTCTTCGACAAATTGAATGTTGGTGATGCTGTTGCGGTTAGCGTACTCAAGAATGCCGTGCCGCTGGTTGTCCACGTCCTGCTGATCGGTACTGACCCGCAAATACGCATAATTTGCCATATCCCCCCTGTCCACTGAAAACCTTGATAGTGTTTTTTAGCACACCTTTACAGTCCATAACAAACCGTTTCTTACAAGCCGTATGTGGTTCACGTAAACGTTCGTTTTCCCGATACCATTTTATAGATAGATTTTTTCTATTCAAGCGATTATATTTTTTACCCCAGACGTTGCCGCAATTTCTGGCACAATTACGACCCGCAAAAACGGGCTTTTACAAGACACCACATAGTTTCCAGCCATTTTCCTTTTACCCCATACAGCTTTCGGGGTGGGTGGCGGAAGTGTCCAACAATAACAGACGACAAAAAAGCGAATAACGAGGCATGGAATTCTTAAAAATACGCCGTGGCACGGGGCAAATACGCGCTGACGGTAGCCGCTACGCTGTCCCACTGTACGTGACCAAAACGAAGCGCAAGGGAACAACAATCAGCGAAGAAGCGATTTCAACCAAACGCCCCATTCTGGTGACAGGAGCGCATGACTCCGGCAAGACAAAATGGGTGGAACGTCTGCACGAACACGCACGAGAAATCTGGGGAACCAAGTCGAAAACTGCCCCGCTCTACCTCAACACCCTTAGCCCGTTGTCGGCGTGGTGCGACGATCCCGACCTTGAGAAATGGTGGGAAGGCTTGCGTGTGACCGAAGAAGCGGCTGATCCCGCCACAGCGCGTGTACCGTGGAAAGCCCTCAAACAACATGACCGCGCCGAAGCCCTACCCGACTACTGCAAAGATACCAAGGCGGTGCTGTTCATCGACGACGCGCACAAACTCGCAGGGCGCAAACTCCAGATTGCCCGCAAATGTGTACTTGCCTCGCGCCTGTTCGTCATTGCTGCCAGCGAAGAGCAACGGATGCCGCCTAACCTGCGTACCGTCGTGATGCGGCGTGACCCTCAGATTTTTAGACTTGATACGGATGTTTCCTATGACGCAACCAATTTATTCATGTGGGCGGTCTTGGTCGCCTGTCTCGCTGCTGGCTGGTTTGAAGCCGCAATGGTACTGGGTGGGCTTAAAATGCTTGGCTCTGGTCGCCGTGCTGCTCGCGCCGATTAGTGCCAGTGCCGCCGATGAAACCGCCGACTACAACGCGGTGAAAGCCGAAACCCTGCGCTTGGCGGGTGTCGCTACCCCGGCAGGTGCTGAGGGTGAGGATACCAAAGTATCCAGCGAAACCGCCTCGGCTTGGTGGCCGTGGAAAGGTGGTGAAGCGGAAAAGCCGCCAGAACCCAAAACCTACAAAACACCGACAATGGTAGATGACGGGCTGGACTACCACGACAAACCCGCTGCCCTTGTACAAGCCCCTGCGCTGGATGCTGACGCAATTTACAAGTCGGTACTGGGCTGCTACCCGGAAAAGAGCAAATTCGACATTGACGTGGATTTACGCGCCGCGATCCGCTCCAGTGATGTGTTAGACCTGCAAGACACCACAACCGGGTTGGGTAAAAACTACGTGGGCATTGTCGCCTCGATGCCGCTGTATTCCGGGAAGGAACTCGACCGCGAGAAAGAACGCGAATACGTGCGCCGCAAAGACACTGCCAAGGCGGTTGCGGATTTCATCAGCGCGATTGCAGGCCGAAACCATGCTGTGCGTGAGCTGGCGTTATACCGCAGTTTGGAGGCACGTTCAGCGGTACGGGTACAGCAAGGCGTGACGGAATCCACCGAACAGGTGGGCTATTTGGAAAAGGTTGCCAGCTCTCAAGAAAAGCTGATTAACGAAGAAACCAAGATCATGGAAAGCCGTCTGTTGCTGTCGGGGATGTGTGACCCCAAGAACGCGGAAACCATTGGTGGATGGCTCAAGAAAGTATCAGCCGTACCAGATGCGGAATAGCCTCATATGAGTATTTGAGTAAATGAGTATTATAAAAACATGAAATGGATTAATCATTTAGCCATTGCCGGGGCTACTACGGCATTGGTAAGCCCTGCCCTTGTGCCTGTTGCCTTGCTTGGCTCGACAGCCCCC includes the following:
- a CDS encoding recombinase family protein; translation: MANYAYLRVSTDQQDVDNQRHGILEYANRNSITNIQFVEDTVSGKVKWKERRIGDLLLKTMQPGDTAVFAEISRMARSTLQVLEMLEHASTNNMQIHVVKQNMRFDDSLNAKIMATVFGMAAEIEREFISLRTKEALAKRKADGVTLGRPKGRAETVKLDARADEIRRYLAKDISKRAIAKLVDCSKSTLYNWLEREGLNKKKPKTAKAPVTTQ